One Pleuronectes platessa chromosome 20, fPlePla1.1, whole genome shotgun sequence DNA window includes the following coding sequences:
- the rpl21 gene encoding 60S ribosomal protein L21 — translation MTNTRGKRRGTRYMFSRPFRKHGPIPLSTYMRIYKKGDIVDIKGTGTIQKGMPHKCYHGKTGRVYNVTQHAVGIIVNKQVKGRILAKRINVRIEHVKHSKSRDSFLQRVKENESRKMEAKQKGSWVELKRQPAPPRDAHFVSTKKNVPQLLEPIPFEFMA, via the exons ATGACGAACACCAGAGGCAAGAGGAGGGGGACCAGGTACATGTTCAGCAGGCCATTCCGCAAGCACG GCCCAATCCCCCTGTCCACTTACATGCGTATCTACAAGAAGGGTGACATCGTTGACATCAAG GGCACAGGCACCATTCAGAAGGGAATGCCCCACAAGTGTTACCATGGCAAGACAGGACGTGTCTACAACGTAACCCAACATGCTGTCGGCATCATTGTCAACAAGCAGGTCAA GGGCAGGATCCTGGCCAAGAGGATCAATGTGCGCATTGAGCATGTGAAGCACTCAAAGAGCAGGGACAGTTTCCTGCAGCGCGTCAAAGAGAACGAGAGCAGGAAGATGGAGGCCAAGCAGAAGGGCAGCTGGGTGGAACTGAAGCGTCAG CCCGCTCCTCCTCGTGATGCTCACTTCGTCAGCACCAAGAAGAACGTGCCACAGCTGCTGGAGCCCATCCCCTTCGAGTTCATGGCTTAA
- the gtf3ab gene encoding general transcription factor IIIA, b encodes MGEKLQTQKSYVCSFFDCDAKFTKSWKLEAHLCKHTGLKPFSCENCDKSFCTRYQLTRHELGHSGEKPHKCAAAGCSEAFVTITRMKNHMARVHQHQDKLYKCDRQGCGKDFNKRNQLKSHKGEHDQLLPFHCTFSGCTREFASHGKLKHHKKIHEGYPCEADACPFQGKTWTEYVRHRKEHKVKLQCDKCKRQFNNAWFLHQHDLRTHSGTGRRLPCPREGCKRNFTRRFHLESHVLGDHEGKKPFSCAYAGCGKSFAMKESLWRHGVVHDPAKKKLKNVHPKKNQQVGPAAAANQADANELAAKLRNTTLQDNKS; translated from the exons ATGGGGGAGAAGTTGCAAACTCAAAAAAGCTACGTTTGCTCATTTTTCGATTGTGATGCTAAATTCACCAAGTCGTGGAAGCTTGAGGCTCATCTTTGCAAACACACAGGATTG AAACCGTTCTCCTGTGAGAACTGTGACAAGAGCTTTTGCACTCGCTATCAACTCACCAGACATGAGCTCGGCCACAGTGGAGAGAAACCACACAA GTGTGCGGCTGCCGGGTGCTCGGAGGCCTTTGTCACAATCACCAGAATGAAGAACCACATGGCTCGGGTTCACCAGCACCAGGACAAGCTATACAAA TGTGACCGTCAGGGCTGTGGAAAAGATTTCAACAAGAGGAACCAGCTTAAATCCCACAAGGGCGAGCACGATCAGCTCCTGCCCTTTCA TTGCACTTTCAGTGGCTGCACAAGAGAATTTGCCTCTCACGGAAAACTGAAGCATCACAAGAAAATTCATGAAG GTTACCCCTGTGAGGCGGACGCGTGTCCTTTCCAAGGAAAGACGTGGACCGAATATGTGAGGCACCGAAAAGAACACAAAG TCAAGCTGCAGTGTGACAAGTGCAAGAGGCAGTTCAACAACGCCTGGTTCCTGCACCAGCACGATCTGCGCACCCACTCTGGAACTGGGAGGAGGCTGCCCTGCCCCAGAGAGGGCTGCAAGAGAAACTTCACTCGTCGTTTCCACTTGGAGAGTCACGTCCTGGGTGACCATGAGGGAAAGAAGCCATTCAGCTGTGCCTACGCCGGCTGTGGGAAGAGCTTCGCCATGAAG GAGAGCCTGTGGCGACACGGAGTGGTGCATGACCCAGCAAAGAAAAAGCTGAAG AACGTGCATCCTAAAAAGAACCAGCAGGTCGGACCGgcagctgcagccaatcaggcGGATGCCAACGAGCTCGCTGCTAAGCTGAGGAACACAACTTTACAGGATAACAAATCTTGA
- the gpr12 gene encoding G-protein coupled receptor 12: MSEEPPVTPSWLTPDPTAMASGGGGPMDNSTNLGTFPPEDSLSPSQLPLLINPWDIVLCSSGTLIACENALVVLVIWQNPALRAPMFLLIGSLAFADLLAGLGLVLHFTCAYLLQSDSAQLLTVGLVVASFSASVFSLLAITIDRYLSLYYALTYNSERTAAFTYTMLVLLWGLSLCLGLLPVTGVNCLAEESTCSVVRPLTKNNIAVLSISFLLLFGLMLQLYVQICKIVMRHAHQIALQHHFLAATPHYVTTRKGVSTLAIILGTFAACWMPFTVYSLIADYTYPPLYTYATLVPATYNSVINPVIYAFRNQEIQKALWLVCCGCVPASVAHRARTPSDV, encoded by the coding sequence ATGAGTGAAGAGCCACCGGTCACCCCCAGCTGGTTGACCCCTGACCCCACAGCAATGGCCAGCGGAGGCGGGGGACCGATGGACAACAGTACCAACCTGGGGACGTTTCCACCGGAGGACTCCCTCTCGCCCAGCCAGCTGCCCCTGCTGATCAACCCCTGGGACATCGTGCTGTGCTCCTCAGGGACCCTCATAGCCTGTGAGAACGccctggtggtgctggtgatcTGGCAGAACCCGGCACTCAGAGCCCCCATGTTCCTGCTGATTGGCAGCTTGGCATTCGCCGATCTGCTTGCCGGCCTGGGCCTGGTGCTACACTTCACCTGTGCCTACCTGCTTCAATCTGACTCTGCCCAGCTGCTGACCGTAGGCCTGGTGGTGGCCTCCTTCTCGGCCTCTGTCTTCAGCCTGCTGGCCATCACGATTGACCGCTACCTGTCGCTGTACTACGCCCTCACCTACAACTCGGAGCGGACGGCGGCCTTCACCTACACCatgctggtgctgctgtggggcctctccctgtgtctgggCCTGCTGCCGGTCACAGGGGTCAACTGCCTGGCGGAGGAGTCTACGTGCAGCGTGGTGCGGCCGCTGACCAAGAACAACATCGCCGtgctctccatctccttcctgCTGCTTTTCGGCCTCATGCTGCAACTGTACGTCCAGATCTGCAAGATCGTGATGCGCCACGCTCACCAGATCGCCCTCCAGCACCACTTCCTGGCCGCCACACCGCACTACGTCACAACACGGAAGGGCGTGTCGACGCTGGCCATCATCCTGGGCACCTTTGCCGCCTGCTGGATGCCGTTCACTGTCTACTCCCTCATCGCGGATTACACCTATCCTCCACTCTACACCTATGCCACGCTGGTGCCTGCCACCTACAACTCCGTCATCAACCCGGTCATCTACGCCTTCAGGAACCAGGAGATCCAGAAGGCACTGTGGCTGGTGTGCTGTGGCTGTGTGCCCGCCAGTGTGGCCCACCGTGCAAGGACCCCCAGTGACGTGTGA
- the usp12a gene encoding ubiquitin carboxyl-terminal hydrolase 12A: protein MEILMTVSKFASFCTMGANASALEKEIGSEQFPVNEHYFGLVNFGNTCYCNSVLQALYFCRPFREKILAYRSQPRRKENLLTCLADLFHSIANQKRKVGVIPPKKFITRLRKENELFDNYMQQDAHEFLNYLLNTIADLLQEERKQDKTNGRVANGTLDSQNNNSNATPAPTWVHEIFQGTLTNETRCLTCETISSKDEDFLDLSVDVEQNTSITHCLRGFSNTETLCSEYKYYCEECRSKQEAHKRMRVKKLPMILALHLKRFKYMEQLQRYTKLSYRVVFPLELRLFNTSGDATNPERLYDLVAVVVHCGSGPNRGHYIAIVKSHDFWLLFDDDIVEKIDAQAIEEFYGLTSEISKNSESGYILFYQSRD, encoded by the exons ATGGAAATCCTAATGACAGTCTCCAAATTTGCCTCTTTTTGTACGATG GGCGCCAATGCCTCTGCTCTGGAGAAAGAGATTGGATCTGAGCAGTTTCCGGTCAACGAGCACTACTTCGGCCTGGTCAAT tttggAAACACCTGCTACTGCAACTCGGTGCTGCAGGCGCTGTACTTCTGCCGGCCGTTCCGGGAAAAGATTTTGGcgtaccgcagccagccacggaggaaggagaacctGCTCACCTGCCTGGCTGACCTTTTCCACAGTATTGCCAACCAGAAGAGGAAAGTGGGCGTCATCCCGCCCAAGAAGTTCATCACACGACTACGCAAGGAGAATG AGTTGTTTGACAACTACATGCAACAGGATGCCCACGAATTCCTGAACTACTTACTCAACACCATTGCTGACCTGCtgcaagaggagaggaagcaggacAAGACCAATGGCCGCGTAGCCAATGGCACGTTGGATTCccagaacaacaacagcaatgCCACGCCCGCTCCCACCTGGGTCCACGAGATCTTCCAAGGCACTCTGACCAACGAGACACGCTGCCTCACCTGCGAAACG ATAAGCAGCAAAGATGAGGACTTTCTGGACCTTTCAGTGGATGTAGAACAGAATACCTCCATCACCCACTGTCTCAG AGGTTTCAGtaacacagagacactgtgCAGTGAGTACAAATACTACTGTGAAGAATGTAGAAGCAAGCAGGAAGCCCACAAGAG GATGCGTGTTAAGAAGCTGCCAATGATCTTGGCTCTGCACCTGAAGCGCTTTAAGTACATGGAGCAGCTGCAGCGCTACACCAAGCTGTCCTATCGCGTTGTCTTCCCCCTGGAGCTCCGCCTCTTCAACACGTCCGGGGACGCCACCAATCCCGAGAGGCTCTATGACCTGGTGGCCGTGgtggtgcattgtgggag tGGTCCGAACCGGGGTCACTACATTGCaattgtgaaaagtcatgaCTTCTGGCTGCTGTTTGATGATGATATTGTAGAG AAAATCGACGCCCAGGCCATAGAAGAATTCTACGGTCTCACTTCTGAAATCTCCAAGAACTCTGAGTCGGGCTACATCCTCTTTTACCAGTCCAGGGACTAA